The following is a genomic window from Lysinibacillus sp. G4S2.
TAATACTACAGAGGGGAACTCAGTAAAGGAGACAACAGACTGTAATAAAGTTTATTATTATAAATGGTCAAATCAATGGTCGGATCAATGGTCAAATCAAAAGTGGTATGTAAATCTACCACAAACACAAGTACCATCAAAAGAAACACAAGCACCATCAAAAGAAGTTCAAAAACCAAGTGACAATACACAAACAAAAAATAATAATACACAAACAACTCAAAAAGATAATACATCTCAATCAACAACTACTTCAGATGTGAATGCTTTTGAACAAGAGGTAGTAAAATTAACAAATGCTGAACGTACAAAAGCTGGTTTAGCACCGTTTAAAACAGATGATCAACTGATGGCAGCGGCTCGTGAGAAGTCACAAGATATGCAATCTAAAAACTACTTTTCACATACAAGCCCAACAT
Proteins encoded in this region:
- a CDS encoding CAP domain-containing protein; its protein translation is MKKTLTAICATFLLAAPIQMASAASNTTEGNSVKETTDCNKVYYYKWSNQWSDQWSNQKWYVNLPQTQVPSKETQAPSKEVQKPSDNTQTKNNNTQTTQKDNTSQSTTTSDVNAFEQEVVKLTNAERTKAGLAPFKTDDQLMAAAREKSQDMQSKNYFSHTSPTFGSPFDRMKALGISYKSAGENIAQGQRTPQEVVQAWMDSPGHRANILNEKFTHIGVGYVKSGNYWTQQFIQK